In a genomic window of Methylovirgula sp. 4M-Z18:
- a CDS encoding 4'-phosphopantetheinyl transferase family protein encodes MSDQADKQLDLGILFPPQVEVAVRRGAAAGELYPEEAALCGRFAPKRLREFAMGRLAARQVLARMGIEHFPLLKRPDETALWPEGITGSITHTDGICLVAAARAPIAALGIDAEIVSHVTAELWQQIFTQREAALLHRLSARQRQRHAAAIFSAKEAFYKCQYVLTGEWLEFEDIEVAVTEENEAFLRFAVRPQRTLTLQQHFAPLWHGRAAFPAEDLVVTGVVLSRTL; translated from the coding sequence TTGAGCGATCAGGCCGACAAGCAATTAGATCTTGGGATATTGTTTCCGCCGCAGGTGGAAGTCGCGGTGCGGCGCGGTGCCGCCGCGGGCGAGCTTTATCCCGAAGAAGCTGCGTTGTGCGGGCGCTTTGCGCCAAAGCGCTTGCGCGAATTTGCCATGGGACGACTTGCTGCCCGGCAGGTTCTGGCACGGATGGGAATCGAACATTTTCCTCTTCTGAAGCGGCCTGACGAAACCGCGCTCTGGCCCGAAGGGATCACCGGAAGCATCACGCATACGGACGGAATCTGTCTCGTCGCAGCAGCGCGCGCGCCAATCGCGGCGCTCGGCATAGATGCGGAGATTGTCAGCCATGTCACGGCGGAACTCTGGCAGCAGATTTTCACACAGCGCGAGGCTGCACTTCTGCATCGCCTATCGGCTCGCCAACGTCAGCGTCACGCGGCAGCCATTTTCAGTGCCAAGGAAGCGTTTTACAAATGTCAGTACGTTCTCACCGGCGAATGGCTGGAATTCGAGGACATTGAAGTGGCCGTGACGGAGGAGAATGAGGCGTTCCTTCGTTTTGCCGTCCGGCCGCAGCGCACCCTCACGCTGCAGCAGCATTTTGCGCCGCTATGGCATGGCCGCGCGGCCTTTCCGGCCGAGGATCTGGTCGTCACCGGCGTCGTTCTCTCACGCACACTGTGA
- a CDS encoding non-ribosomal peptide synthetase produces MELLSKVGEFQVIRDWGQSSERYPCSMGQERFWFLEQLDPGNPALNVAVRVQVDGVLRREELAAAWEVLLARHASLRTCFEAVNGEPQQIVTDFARLKIPVVDLSGLSAADAKIKLDQIGKVEAVTPFSLSSAPLIRVTLVMLGPASSVVLLTVHHIVCDGWAIGILSNEMAELCAGLQKGKMPILPPLELDYGEFTLQQREWLLSDPLEAEADYWREKLARFSRFELPTDFPRPKTPAVNGHIQSVMLAKDLTNALTDLGHRHDATLFMTSLAALALLLQRQSGEDDITVGTQILGRDDVEVENIVGLFINTIVIRCDLAGDPSFTELLDRVRDTVFDALEYRNLPIERLFEIAGAERDLSRNPLFSVNFIFQKAFIGVHRFDDISFHCIPSMSAGALYDLNFFMVERDEGWRLSCEYNTDLFAPATIAGLLDRFHIILREIVRDAGRPIATIPVISGLDRARLVVENNHTEMAYPADLTIVDLIAAQTKKTPDATAIVCGDEHMTFQRLDERSTLLAGVLRAQTGGKQGQIGVFLERSCDLVVALLAVLKSGNAYVPLDPVLGHERLDHVVRDAGLMAMVTHSKLVSRIDVPVPLVLTDKLTQASVSGRAEPGSGPTPESLAYVIYTSGSTGLPKGVRIQHRALTNLLCAMRQSPGLTARDTLVSVTTVSFDIAALEIFLPLMTGAKLVIAREDDVVDGRALWRLMQQHRASCLQATPSTWQLLLLAGWRGDPELKMLCGGEAMPAALAEKLLLCGGELWNMYGPTETTIWSSIHQVQSSDKGISIGRPIANTQFYVLDGRGELSPPGAIGELYIGGDGVAAGYHNLPQLTQERFVPDKFRDVAGARLYRTGDLVRMNVHGNFEYLHRADNQVKVRGFRIELGEVEAALQRLPAIAEAAAFVQKNAEGDHSLMALVVPKDAKPLDLDFLHTALANRLPPYMVPSNIFTTAALPRTPNGKIDRKALASAAPAPVAAVPREQEGPVSPTEQRLIPLWEAVLNTRGVTPESNFFRLGGHSLLAARLLARIADEFGRRIPLTMLFKAPTLRVLAHWLDIGAERPLDFRRIVTFSPLGKKPPIIVVHNTGYFENLARAIDEEQPMVALQVIDPSRKQEALPTNFQALATEYVDLIEHLHPEGPCTLIGWCVGGVLAYEVAQQLNARGRDVSHLVMLQSWEPYYVRRLPPVAAKIADYSFRLQTVGSETKNLLKGRRPWRQYLERRPTLAKIARIFGLVPDAETWARERHEAHSDEERHDALMQNYMMRLSRDYAAPPYAGRTTIVRARHDPAGWGLDKLFGWGNLLQGSKSLISVAGNHTGMLQVPAVTQIAAALGSERAVTRE; encoded by the coding sequence ATGGAATTGTTATCGAAAGTGGGGGAGTTCCAGGTGATCCGTGACTGGGGTCAATCCTCAGAGCGCTACCCTTGCTCGATGGGGCAGGAGCGATTCTGGTTTCTGGAACAGCTCGATCCGGGCAACCCGGCGCTGAACGTCGCCGTGCGCGTGCAAGTCGACGGTGTTCTCCGGCGCGAAGAGCTTGCTGCGGCATGGGAGGTTCTCCTCGCCCGGCACGCCTCGTTGCGGACCTGTTTTGAGGCGGTCAATGGCGAGCCACAGCAAATTGTCACCGATTTTGCGCGCTTGAAGATTCCGGTCGTCGATTTGAGTGGCCTGAGCGCGGCGGACGCCAAGATCAAGCTCGATCAAATCGGCAAGGTCGAAGCGGTGACGCCGTTCAGCCTATCGTCTGCGCCGCTCATTCGAGTGACGCTGGTGATGCTGGGCCCAGCGTCATCGGTGGTGCTACTCACGGTCCATCATATTGTCTGCGACGGTTGGGCTATCGGTATTCTGTCGAATGAGATGGCCGAGCTGTGCGCCGGTCTGCAAAAGGGCAAGATGCCAATTTTGCCACCGCTTGAACTCGACTATGGCGAGTTCACACTGCAACAGCGCGAATGGTTGCTGAGCGACCCGCTCGAAGCGGAAGCGGATTATTGGCGCGAGAAGCTCGCGCGTTTCAGCCGCTTCGAACTGCCGACCGATTTTCCGCGGCCGAAGACGCCGGCGGTAAACGGCCATATTCAGTCGGTGATGCTCGCCAAAGACTTGACCAACGCGCTGACTGACTTGGGCCACCGGCATGACGCGACCTTATTCATGACGTCTCTGGCCGCGCTGGCCCTGCTGCTGCAGCGACAAAGCGGCGAAGACGACATTACCGTCGGTACGCAGATCCTAGGTCGCGACGATGTGGAGGTCGAGAATATTGTCGGCCTTTTCATCAACACGATCGTCATTCGCTGCGATCTTGCGGGCGATCCTTCCTTCACCGAATTGCTCGACCGTGTGCGCGACACGGTGTTCGACGCACTCGAATACCGCAACCTGCCGATTGAACGCCTGTTTGAAATTGCCGGCGCGGAACGAGATCTCAGTCGCAACCCGCTGTTCTCGGTCAATTTCATTTTCCAGAAGGCGTTCATCGGCGTGCATCGCTTCGATGACATCTCCTTCCATTGCATTCCCTCGATGTCGGCCGGGGCGCTCTACGACTTGAATTTCTTCATGGTGGAGCGCGATGAGGGCTGGCGACTGTCGTGCGAATACAATACCGATCTGTTCGCCCCGGCGACGATCGCAGGATTGCTCGACCGCTTCCACATTATTTTACGCGAAATCGTCCGCGACGCGGGGCGGCCCATCGCCACCATTCCGGTGATCAGCGGCCTCGACCGCGCGCGGCTCGTCGTGGAAAACAACCACACGGAGATGGCCTATCCGGCCGATTTGACGATTGTCGACTTGATCGCGGCGCAGACGAAGAAAACGCCCGATGCGACCGCGATCGTGTGCGGCGACGAGCACATGACCTTCCAGCGCCTGGACGAGCGGTCCACTTTGCTCGCCGGCGTGCTACGGGCGCAGACGGGCGGAAAACAGGGGCAGATCGGCGTCTTTCTCGAACGCTCGTGTGATCTTGTTGTTGCACTGCTGGCAGTTTTGAAGAGCGGCAACGCCTATGTGCCGCTCGATCCGGTGCTCGGACATGAGCGGCTCGATCATGTCGTCCGCGATGCCGGCTTGATGGCGATGGTCACCCATTCGAAACTCGTGTCCCGGATCGATGTGCCGGTGCCGCTGGTTCTGACTGACAAGCTGACGCAAGCTTCGGTCTCGGGGCGGGCCGAACCCGGTTCCGGCCCGACGCCCGAATCGCTCGCCTATGTCATCTATACGTCGGGATCGACCGGCCTGCCGAAAGGCGTGCGGATCCAGCATCGTGCGCTCACCAACCTGTTGTGCGCCATGCGGCAGTCGCCCGGATTGACGGCGCGCGATACGCTGGTCTCGGTCACGACGGTGAGCTTCGACATTGCGGCGCTTGAAATTTTCCTGCCGCTCATGACCGGTGCCAAACTGGTGATCGCCCGCGAGGACGATGTCGTTGACGGCCGGGCATTGTGGCGTCTCATGCAGCAGCATCGTGCGTCCTGCCTACAGGCGACGCCCTCCACTTGGCAATTGCTGCTGCTGGCCGGATGGCGCGGCGATCCGGAGCTCAAGATGCTTTGCGGCGGCGAGGCGATGCCAGCGGCGCTCGCAGAAAAGCTGCTGCTTTGCGGCGGCGAATTGTGGAACATGTATGGCCCGACCGAAACGACAATCTGGTCGTCAATCCATCAGGTGCAATCGAGCGATAAGGGCATTTCGATCGGCCGGCCGATCGCGAATACGCAGTTCTATGTCCTCGATGGCCGCGGCGAGCTTTCGCCGCCGGGCGCGATCGGTGAATTGTACATTGGCGGCGACGGCGTTGCCGCCGGCTATCACAATCTGCCGCAACTCACGCAAGAGCGCTTCGTCCCCGACAAGTTCCGTGACGTTGCGGGCGCGCGGCTGTACCGGACCGGCGACCTTGTGCGCATGAACGTGCACGGCAATTTCGAATATTTGCATCGCGCCGACAATCAGGTGAAGGTGCGCGGCTTCCGGATCGAACTTGGCGAGGTAGAGGCGGCGCTGCAGCGCTTGCCGGCGATCGCCGAAGCCGCTGCTTTCGTGCAGAAAAACGCGGAGGGCGACCATTCCCTGATGGCGCTCGTCGTGCCCAAGGACGCCAAGCCGCTCGACTTGGATTTTCTGCACACTGCGCTCGCCAATCGTTTGCCGCCCTACATGGTTCCGTCCAACATCTTCACGACCGCAGCCTTGCCGCGCACGCCCAACGGCAAGATCGACCGCAAGGCGCTCGCAAGCGCCGCGCCGGCGCCCGTGGCGGCGGTGCCGCGCGAGCAGGAAGGGCCGGTCTCGCCGACCGAGCAGCGGCTCATTCCGCTGTGGGAGGCCGTCCTCAACACGCGCGGAGTCACGCCGGAATCGAACTTCTTCCGGCTCGGCGGCCATTCGTTATTGGCGGCCCGGCTGCTGGCGAGAATCGCCGACGAATTCGGCCGAAGAATCCCGCTCACTATGCTGTTCAAGGCGCCGACATTGCGCGTTCTTGCCCATTGGCTCGATATCGGCGCCGAGCGTCCGCTCGATTTCCGCCGCATCGTCACCTTCTCGCCGCTCGGCAAGAAGCCGCCGATCATTGTCGTGCACAATACCGGTTATTTCGAGAATCTGGCGCGAGCGATCGACGAGGAGCAGCCGATGGTTGCGCTGCAAGTCATTGATCCGTCGCGCAAACAGGAGGCATTGCCGACGAATTTCCAGGCGCTCGCCACCGAATATGTCGATCTGATCGAGCATTTGCACCCTGAGGGTCCGTGTACCCTGATCGGCTGGTGCGTCGGCGGCGTTTTGGCGTATGAAGTCGCCCAGCAGCTCAATGCGCGTGGCCGCGACGTGTCGCATCTCGTGATGCTGCAGTCGTGGGAGCCATATTACGTGCGCCGTCTGCCACCTGTCGCAGCTAAGATCGCCGATTATTCGTTCCGCCTGCAAACGGTCGGGAGCGAGACCAAAAATCTGCTCAAGGGACGGCGGCCATGGCGCCAATATCTGGAACGCCGGCCGACACTGGCCAAGATCGCGCGCATATTCGGCCTGGTCCCCGACGCGGAAACGTGGGCGCGCGAGCGGCACGAAGCGCATAGCGACGAAGAACGGCACGATGCGTTGATGCAGAATTACATGATGCGATTGAGTCGTGACTACGCAGCGCCCCCCTATGCGGGACGCACCACGATCGTGCGCGCCCGCCATGACCCGGCGGGGTGGGGATTGGACAAGCTGTTCGGCTGGGGAAACCTCCTGCAAGGTTCGAAATCCCTGATTTCGGTAGCAGGGAACCACACCGGGATGTTGCAAGTGCCCGCCGTCACGCAGATTGCTGCGGCGCTGGGGTCCGAACGTGCTGTCACGCGCGAATAG
- a CDS encoding alpha/beta hydrolase family protein gives MTSMLVGAVTPSGTFAVKELAPEALSAVAESTARVTLFYPASAPTDVRFPILVYFADWDGTQIDNRRLLEDLTSHGFVIAAVTYPNSGEPMDFSSQAAFEATVRIANARAHARMQDAARVLDWVDSSGIASLTDTSRAGILGYSFGGAVAAEACASDQRFRAALNIDGWHFGEAAKSGTHCPYMLINDATPEPTEADLNAQDPARRYTSRLNQADFRVIETALTRPDVYALTVANSNHADFAEPSSWLRSLFSGRGSKNTPRRNLEILRAYALAFFAKYLLESKQPLIDGNSKNFPDVQVRLGRVSVRP, from the coding sequence ATGACAAGCATGCTCGTCGGGGCCGTTACGCCGAGCGGAACCTTCGCCGTCAAGGAGTTGGCGCCAGAGGCCTTGTCGGCGGTGGCCGAGTCGACGGCGCGTGTCACGCTGTTCTATCCGGCCTCGGCTCCGACGGACGTCAGGTTTCCGATCCTCGTCTATTTCGCCGATTGGGACGGCACGCAAATCGACAACCGAAGATTGCTCGAAGATCTTACGAGTCATGGATTTGTGATTGCGGCCGTGACCTATCCCAATTCCGGCGAGCCGATGGATTTTTCTTCGCAGGCTGCCTTCGAGGCCACGGTCCGGATCGCCAATGCCCGGGCGCATGCGCGGATGCAGGATGCTGCCCGCGTGCTCGACTGGGTCGATTCCTCCGGCATTGCGAGCCTGACTGATACGTCACGCGCGGGAATCCTAGGCTATTCGTTCGGCGGCGCCGTGGCGGCGGAGGCTTGTGCCAGCGACCAGCGTTTCCGGGCCGCGCTCAATATCGACGGTTGGCATTTTGGCGAGGCGGCGAAGAGCGGCACGCACTGCCCCTATATGCTCATCAACGATGCAACGCCGGAGCCGACCGAGGCGGATTTGAACGCACAAGATCCGGCCCGACGGTACACGTCCAGGTTGAACCAAGCCGATTTCCGGGTGATCGAAACCGCTTTGACCCGTCCCGATGTCTATGCCCTGACCGTAGCGAACAGCAATCACGCTGATTTTGCCGAGCCAAGCAGCTGGTTGCGTTCGCTTTTTTCCGGGCGTGGCAGCAAGAACACACCGCGCAGGAATCTTGAGATTCTACGAGCCTACGCCCTGGCCTTCTTCGCAAAATACTTGTTAGAGTCAAAACAACCATTGATAGACGGAAACAGTAAAAACTTTCCTGACGTGCAGGTGCGGTTGGGGCGCGTATCGGTGCGTCCCTGA
- a CDS encoding polysaccharide biosynthesis/export family protein, producing the protein MSILRQLSELCSRASTVSRLREGVTPVQHRIPGRRFAAVSALALILAGCSNPSPFLSESGPTREAVVEGAQFHPKLVNDVPTPYALVPLTDEAVKIVASKDVSAGFSSVTTRVGAASGKIGPGDQLSVTIFEADSGGLFMPKDAGARPGNFVAIPVQQVDAAGNITIPYAGVVHAAGESAQSVQQAIQGRLSSRALEPQVVVTIVNRGTDAVSVLGDVYTSTRFSLDPGGSRLLEAVARAGGPRYPAYETMVTLQRHGRASKALLSLVAQDPKQNIQLQPGDVVFLSHEQRFFVALGAVGQSSSLGQVNRRFAFEDTELTLADAIGKAGGLNDDRAHAQAIFVYRTEPRSTLTALGIPSDAPAQVPTIYSVDLSDPSGYFRASKFYMRDRDILFVSNSPSSDLTKLLNIVLPGTESAANIRTATQ; encoded by the coding sequence ATGAGTATTTTGCGTCAGTTGAGTGAGTTGTGTTCGCGCGCGTCAACGGTCTCCCGTCTGAGGGAGGGCGTCACGCCAGTTCAGCACAGAATCCCAGGTCGCCGCTTCGCCGCCGTGTCGGCGCTTGCGCTCATTCTGGCGGGTTGCAGCAATCCCTCGCCCTTTCTGTCCGAGAGCGGGCCGACGCGCGAGGCCGTGGTTGAGGGCGCGCAATTCCACCCGAAACTGGTCAATGACGTCCCCACGCCCTATGCGCTGGTGCCCCTGACTGACGAGGCCGTAAAGATCGTTGCGTCGAAAGACGTCTCGGCCGGCTTTTCTAGTGTGACGACGCGAGTCGGTGCGGCGAGCGGCAAGATCGGCCCCGGCGACCAACTTAGCGTCACGATTTTCGAGGCCGATTCCGGCGGCTTGTTCATGCCCAAGGACGCGGGGGCACGTCCCGGCAATTTCGTTGCCATTCCGGTGCAGCAGGTCGATGCGGCCGGCAATATTACAATACCCTACGCGGGTGTCGTGCATGCGGCGGGCGAATCGGCGCAGAGCGTTCAACAAGCCATCCAAGGCCGCCTTTCTTCCCGCGCGCTGGAACCGCAAGTGGTCGTCACCATTGTCAATCGCGGGACAGACGCGGTCAGCGTGCTCGGCGACGTCTATACTTCGACGCGCTTCTCGCTCGATCCCGGCGGCTCGCGCCTGCTCGAAGCGGTCGCCCGCGCCGGCGGGCCGAGATATCCTGCCTATGAAACGATGGTGACGCTGCAGCGGCATGGGCGCGCATCGAAGGCTCTGCTCTCGCTCGTGGCGCAAGACCCGAAGCAGAATATTCAGTTGCAGCCCGGTGACGTGGTTTTCCTCTCCCATGAGCAACGCTTCTTCGTGGCGCTTGGCGCCGTCGGCCAGAGTTCGTCGCTCGGCCAGGTCAACCGGCGCTTCGCCTTCGAGGATACGGAGCTCACGCTCGCCGATGCGATCGGTAAGGCCGGCGGTCTGAACGACGACCGCGCGCATGCTCAAGCGATCTTCGTGTATCGCACCGAGCCGCGCTCCACATTGACCGCACTTGGCATTCCTTCGGATGCGCCGGCGCAAGTGCCGACGATCTACTCGGTCGATCTCTCCGATCCGTCGGGATATTTCCGCGCGTCGAAGTTCTACATGCGCGACAGGGATATTCTGTTCGTCTCGAACTCGCCGTCGTCCGATTTGACCAAGCTGCTCAACATCGTGTTGCCGGGCACCGAGTCCGCCGCCAACATCCGCACGGCGACGCAATAA
- a CDS encoding O-antigen ligase family protein: MVSSKLADGTRARGDTVARIRPYANRSPALPNDRLWWICFVSFASLGFTQVGLLFSSMGGVLAPAIFLGLWLLTAMAHPTQSIAQVVRARLPLTLPLLACASTLWSRDAPYTIKIGSEFLIVMVIAVYIGHRMAPAKLISALTVATVMQMLASLVFNRHEDMFYAGNEALVGVFGSKNFMGYMAALCSLLSLATVAERNQPQLVRLVAAGGLVIGPILALQARSLDALAALAVGFSVALFFIFVATLPSRFRTLVIASVAVMLVATLLAFLLIGAQLGQILELVGKDSSLTGRTILWQRAGDMIHLNPLLGVGYNAFWRQGFVEAEGLWRQLHVDSRTGFHFHNLYYEVRVEMGLVGVLVWGTFMASTVIACLIRVLREPSPSTAFFIGFTLFTLARMWLEVEMMGPFDLAPILFAIGWTYATAPQPMARAGATPPRRPQNMPMLEVATTQDLPRPKTRAL, encoded by the coding sequence ATGGTGAGTTCCAAGCTGGCAGATGGCACAAGAGCGAGAGGCGATACGGTCGCGCGCATCCGCCCGTATGCGAACCGCTCGCCCGCGCTCCCGAACGACCGGCTGTGGTGGATATGCTTTGTGTCCTTCGCCAGCCTTGGGTTCACCCAGGTGGGGCTCTTGTTCTCGAGCATGGGGGGCGTGCTCGCGCCGGCGATCTTCCTCGGGCTGTGGCTGCTGACAGCCATGGCGCATCCGACGCAATCGATCGCGCAGGTGGTGCGGGCGCGTTTGCCGCTGACCTTGCCGTTGCTTGCATGCGCATCGACGCTTTGGTCGCGCGACGCCCCCTATACCATCAAGATCGGCTCCGAATTCCTGATCGTAATGGTCATTGCCGTTTACATCGGCCATCGCATGGCTCCGGCCAAGCTCATCTCGGCACTGACCGTGGCGACCGTGATGCAGATGCTCGCCTCGCTCGTGTTCAACCGGCACGAAGATATGTTCTACGCCGGCAATGAGGCTTTGGTCGGTGTCTTCGGCTCGAAGAACTTCATGGGCTATATGGCGGCGCTGTGCTCGCTCCTTTCGCTTGCGACAGTGGCGGAACGCAATCAGCCGCAGCTCGTGCGCCTTGTCGCAGCCGGTGGATTGGTGATCGGACCGATTTTGGCTTTGCAGGCTCGGTCGCTTGATGCGCTGGCCGCATTGGCGGTCGGCTTTTCCGTCGCGTTGTTCTTCATTTTCGTCGCGACGCTGCCGAGCCGGTTTCGCACGTTGGTCATCGCTTCGGTCGCTGTCATGCTGGTCGCGACATTGCTTGCATTTTTGCTGATTGGTGCCCAACTCGGTCAAATCCTGGAGCTTGTCGGCAAGGACAGCTCGCTCACTGGCCGCACCATTCTGTGGCAGCGCGCCGGGGACATGATCCATCTCAATCCGTTGCTCGGTGTCGGCTACAATGCGTTCTGGCGGCAAGGCTTTGTCGAGGCGGAAGGATTGTGGCGGCAATTGCATGTCGATTCCCGCACCGGATTCCATTTTCATAATCTCTATTACGAAGTGCGGGTCGAGATGGGTCTCGTCGGCGTGCTGGTCTGGGGCACGTTCATGGCCTCGACGGTCATTGCCTGTTTGATCCGGGTGCTGCGCGAGCCTTCGCCGAGCACGGCGTTCTTCATCGGCTTCACGCTCTTCACCCTCGCGCGCATGTGGCTGGAAGTGGAGATGATGGGCCCATTCGACCTCGCTCCGATTCTGTTCGCGATCGGATGGACCTATGCGACCGCGCCGCAGCCCATGGCAAGAGCGGGCGCAACGCCGCCGCGCCGGCCGCAAAACATGCCAATGCTGGAAGTCGCGACCACGCAGGACTTGCCTCGGCCTAAAACGCGAGCGCTATAA
- a CDS encoding glycoside hydrolase family 16 protein, giving the protein MSLKPAVLILGALCLSVGAAHAQNADKATRLSVAGATMTLNATFSAPVRWRRGAIDTNARPKPLTDPSFSWKAGYIWDHPMRGETGGDRDAFPAWTSNVTAEASPNGDLIARLGPQRSPISFAGGLRLTARPMPPDLAATVSDSDPRDYISGTITSFPYAQTYGVFAMSAKVPRGAGLWPAFWLIPADNSWPPEIDVMEVVGREPSTVYTTVHTNVPNRETSIGHGTVTHLDLSAAYHEYAVDWGPERIDWYFDGKLIFSRPTPPDLHKPCYIIANLSVGKPDSWDGAPDAATEFPATMQIAYIRAWQRPEYAGAALK; this is encoded by the coding sequence TTGTCCCTCAAACCAGCAGTCCTGATCCTTGGTGCACTGTGCCTGTCCGTTGGCGCGGCCCATGCGCAAAATGCTGATAAAGCGACGCGATTGTCGGTCGCGGGCGCCACGATGACCTTGAATGCCACCTTCAGCGCGCCCGTCAGGTGGCGGCGCGGTGCCATTGATACGAATGCACGCCCAAAGCCGCTAACGGACCCGTCTTTCTCGTGGAAGGCGGGCTACATCTGGGATCATCCGATGCGAGGCGAGACAGGGGGCGACAGAGACGCCTTTCCGGCCTGGACGTCGAACGTGACGGCTGAAGCCAGTCCGAACGGAGATCTGATCGCCCGCCTTGGTCCGCAACGCAGCCCGATCTCGTTTGCCGGCGGATTGCGGTTGACGGCGCGACCGATGCCGCCGGACCTCGCGGCGACGGTGAGCGATTCCGATCCGCGCGACTACATCAGCGGCACGATCACCAGCTTCCCCTATGCGCAAACCTATGGCGTCTTCGCCATGTCAGCGAAAGTGCCGCGCGGAGCCGGATTGTGGCCGGCGTTCTGGCTCATTCCGGCTGACAATTCCTGGCCACCGGAAATTGACGTCATGGAAGTGGTCGGCCGCGAGCCGAGTACGGTCTACACGACGGTGCATACCAATGTACCCAATCGCGAGACCTCTATCGGCCACGGCACCGTGACCCATCTCGATTTGAGTGCCGCCTATCACGAATATGCCGTCGATTGGGGACCGGAGCGGATCGACTGGTATTTCGACGGCAAGCTGATCTTTTCGCGACCGACCCCGCCGGATCTGCACAAGCCCTGCTACATCATCGCCAATCTCTCTGTCGGCAAGCCGGACAGTTGGGATGGCGCCCCCGATGCGGCAACGGAATTTCCGGCGACGATGCAGATCGCCTATATCCGCGCGTGGCAACGCCCGGAATATGCCGGCGCCGCCCTAAAATGA